From a single Nostoc edaphicum CCNP1411 genomic region:
- a CDS encoding WecB/TagA/CpsF family glycosyltransferase, producing MVARVLLPTKKVLDFSITALRFDDQVQTILKWANRRESKAVYVANVHMLIEAHWNPEFATVLRNADIVTPDGMPLVWMMRKMGALYQDRVAGMDIFLALCQRTQTQNLSIFFVGSQTEILSRMQKRLEQEFPQMKIAAMEPLPFRPLTETEDEALVQKINSSGASAVLVSLGCPKQENWIAQHKGKIQAVMIGLGGVFPVYAGIHKRAPRIVRDLGLEWLYRWIQEPRRLCGRYAKTIPLFIWLATKQLLSSSRIAAVFLHETGD from the coding sequence ATGGTGGCGAGAGTGCTTCTACCTACTAAAAAAGTGCTTGATTTTTCTATTACTGCTTTACGCTTTGACGACCAGGTACAAACAATACTTAAGTGGGCGAATAGGCGTGAGAGTAAAGCTGTATATGTAGCCAATGTACACATGCTCATTGAAGCCCATTGGAATCCAGAGTTTGCCACTGTATTACGAAATGCAGACATAGTTACTCCTGATGGTATGCCTCTGGTATGGATGATGCGAAAAATGGGAGCGCTTTATCAAGACCGTGTGGCAGGGATGGATATTTTCCTCGCATTGTGTCAGCGAACTCAAACCCAAAATTTGAGTATTTTCTTTGTCGGTTCCCAAACAGAAATTCTTTCTAGAATGCAAAAAAGGTTAGAGCAGGAATTTCCGCAGATGAAGATTGCGGCAATGGAACCTCTTCCCTTTCGTCCCCTGACTGAAACTGAAGACGAAGCTTTGGTTCAAAAAATTAATTCTAGTGGTGCCAGCGCCGTCTTAGTATCTCTGGGATGTCCCAAACAAGAAAATTGGATAGCTCAACATAAGGGTAAAATACAAGCTGTAATGATTGGACTAGGTGGAGTTTTCCCAGTTTATGCAGGAATTCACAAGCGGGCACCCCGTATAGTTCGAGACTTAGGACTTGAATGGCTGTATCGGTGGATTCAAGAACCGCGCCGACTTTGCGGACGCTATGCCAAGACCATTCCACTCTTTATATGGCTAGCTACGAAGCAACTACTATCATCAAGTCGTATTGCAGCTGTATTCCTTCATGAAACCGGAGACTGA
- a CDS encoding endonuclease MutS2, translating into MLKSLIQSETLELLEWPRLCQHLATFAATKLGATAARHLKIPDSQTQSEQLLEQTKEVYQLENRLTTGLSFEGIQDIGDSLERAERGGILTGDELLAIATTLAGARNLRRVIDNQEDLPILTGLVADLRTYPELEQEIHRCIDERAQVTDRASLKLGEIRTDLRRLRSQITQKLQNILQAKSGAVQEQLITQRGDRYVIPVKAPQKDAIPGIVHDTSTSGATLYVEPNSVVPLGNQLRQIIRREQAEEEAVRRVLTEQVAAVKPDLERLLAIATTLDLATARSRYSYWLGANPPRFIQRKDNEIITLRNLRHPLLVWQQQHEQGQPVVPVDLLINPLIRVVTITGPNTGGKTVTLKTLGLAALMAKVGLFVPAREPVEIPWFDKVLADIGDEQSLQQSLSTFSGHIRRISRILEALGTGEEEALGSRVAEEQGSRGAGEQEAGDWRLETGVISPSLSTQHSTLSTQHSALSTQHSALVLLDEVGAGTDPVEGSALAIALLQYLANHAQLTIATTHFGELKALKYEDDRFENASVEFDESTLSPTYRLLWGIPGRSNALTIALRLGLKPEVVQQAKTQVGEATDEVNQVIAGLEAQRRRQETKAAEAQSLLQQAERLYKEVSAKAASLEERESSLRASQEVAVKQAIAQAKGEIAQVIRRLQKGSPTAQEAQQATNALNQIGQQYQPATPAKPKAGFMPKVGDRIRVPKLGQTADVITAPNEDGELSVRFGLMKMNVKLEDVESLDGQKPEPIVKPKPAPPAVTPPPQNVPEIRTSQNTIDLRGKRVADAEYILDKAISEATGPVWIIHGYGTGKLRQGVHAFLQQHSRVKNYEPAEQGDGGTGVTVAHIK; encoded by the coding sequence ATGTTGAAATCCTTGATCCAATCTGAAACCTTAGAACTATTAGAATGGCCTCGCCTCTGCCAGCATCTTGCCACCTTTGCGGCAACTAAGCTGGGGGCGACAGCTGCGCGTCATCTGAAAATACCCGATTCTCAGACCCAAAGCGAACAGTTGTTAGAGCAAACCAAAGAAGTCTACCAACTGGAAAATCGTCTAACCACGGGACTGTCATTTGAGGGAATTCAAGATATTGGCGATTCCTTAGAACGGGCAGAACGCGGTGGAATTTTGACGGGGGATGAACTGTTAGCGATCGCTACCACCCTCGCTGGTGCCAGAAATTTGCGCCGTGTTATTGACAATCAGGAAGATTTGCCGATACTCACTGGGTTGGTTGCCGATTTGCGGACTTATCCAGAACTAGAACAGGAAATTCACCGCTGTATTGATGAACGGGCCCAGGTAACTGACCGCGCGAGTCTAAAACTGGGAGAAATTCGCACAGATTTGCGGCGATTACGCAGTCAAATTACTCAAAAGCTGCAAAATATCTTACAAGCAAAATCTGGAGCAGTTCAAGAACAGCTAATTACGCAACGGGGCGATCGCTATGTCATCCCCGTAAAAGCACCCCAAAAAGATGCCATTCCTGGTATTGTCCACGATACCTCTACCAGCGGTGCGACGTTGTACGTGGAACCGAATTCAGTAGTGCCTCTAGGCAACCAACTGCGGCAGATTATCAGAAGAGAACAAGCCGAAGAAGAAGCGGTTCGCCGTGTTTTGACGGAACAAGTCGCCGCAGTCAAACCAGATTTGGAAAGATTATTAGCGATCGCTACCACTTTAGATTTGGCAACCGCTAGATCACGATATAGTTACTGGCTAGGAGCGAATCCCCCGCGATTTATCCAGCGGAAAGATAATGAAATCATTACCTTGCGAAACTTACGACATCCCCTGTTAGTGTGGCAACAACAGCACGAACAAGGGCAACCAGTAGTTCCTGTAGATTTGCTGATAAACCCGCTAATTCGAGTAGTAACAATCACCGGGCCAAATACTGGCGGTAAAACTGTAACCTTAAAAACTTTGGGGTTAGCAGCATTGATGGCCAAAGTAGGTTTATTTGTCCCCGCCCGCGAACCAGTAGAAATACCTTGGTTTGATAAAGTGCTGGCAGATATTGGCGATGAACAATCCTTACAGCAAAGTTTATCCACATTCTCTGGTCACATCCGCCGGATTAGTCGGATTTTAGAAGCATTAGGGACTGGGGAAGAAGAAGCATTGGGGAGCAGGGTAGCAGAGGAGCAGGGGAGCAGAGGAGCAGGGGAGCAGGAGGCAGGAGACTGGAGACTGGAGACTGGAGTTATTTCTCCATCACTCAGCACTCAGCACTCAACACTCAGCACTCAACACTCAGCACTCAGCACTCAGCACTCAGCACTCGTTTTACTCGATGAAGTCGGCGCTGGAACCGATCCAGTTGAGGGTAGTGCTTTAGCGATCGCCTTATTGCAATATCTCGCCAACCATGCCCAGCTAACGATCGCCACCACTCACTTCGGCGAATTAAAAGCCCTGAAATACGAAGACGATCGGTTTGAAAATGCCTCTGTAGAATTTGACGAAAGTACTCTCTCGCCTACTTATCGTCTGCTGTGGGGCATCCCCGGACGTTCTAATGCCTTAACCATTGCCCTGCGCTTGGGATTAAAACCAGAAGTGGTACAACAGGCAAAAACTCAAGTGGGAGAGGCCACAGATGAAGTTAACCAGGTGATTGCCGGGTTAGAAGCGCAACGTCGCCGCCAGGAAACCAAAGCTGCCGAAGCCCAAAGTTTGTTGCAGCAAGCGGAACGTTTATACAAAGAAGTATCCGCAAAAGCCGCAAGTTTGGAGGAGAGGGAAAGCAGTTTGCGGGCTTCACAGGAAGTAGCTGTAAAACAAGCGATCGCTCAGGCAAAAGGTGAAATTGCCCAAGTAATCCGCCGCTTGCAGAAAGGTTCGCCCACAGCCCAAGAGGCCCAGCAAGCCACCAATGCCTTGAATCAAATTGGCCAGCAATATCAGCCAGCAACGCCAGCAAAACCAAAAGCTGGATTTATGCCCAAAGTAGGCGATCGCATTCGCGTTCCCAAACTGGGACAAACAGCCGATGTAATCACCGCCCCTAATGAAGATGGGGAATTAAGCGTTCGCTTTGGGCTAATGAAGATGAATGTGAAGTTGGAAGACGTAGAATCTCTAGATGGTCAAAAACCCGAACCAATTGTCAAACCCAAACCAGCCCCACCAGCAGTAACTCCACCACCGCAAAATGTCCCAGAAATTCGGACTTCCCAAAATACCATCGATTTGCGTGGTAAACGGGTGGCTGATGCCGAATACATTTTAGATAAAGCCATTTCGGAAGCTACAGGCCCAGTCTGGATTATTCACGGGTATGGCACTGGTAAGCTGCGACAAGGAGTTCACGCCTTTTTGCAACAGCATTCCAGAGTGAAAAACTACGAACCAGCAGAACAAGGAGACGGCGGCACTGGTGTTACCGTTGCTCACATCAAATAA
- a CDS encoding polysaccharide pyruvyl transferase family protein translates to MKIGIITFHHVDNYGATLQAYALWNFLNSQGYDVEIIDYRPTKIAWIYFRSLLPIKRVKININENKKIRINEKSFINISRAWKMRRFLLSNLKLSNRKVYNKKGLEYYDDKYDVIICGSDQIWCLDSFRGYNSSFFLDFVNNTTTRKISYAASFGNTIKLGDFQKEIYTLINQFQSISVRDSNSLKIITNECNKEAVKVLDPTFLIKYDALKSPPKIKDQYLLLYIQSDMETEEEYFIKLLAEEKNLTIVSVGKYNQLAQINLEAASPKEWIGLYSQASYIVTNTYHGAVFSIIFKKLFNVFVPNDKSNKVTDLLIDLGLQNRIFSDQLKYQILNKQIFDIDYKAVHEILESKILESKKYLVEAITQGVVDTRSNVECNKEYKGVDV, encoded by the coding sequence ATGAAAATCGGAATTATAACTTTTCACCATGTGGACAATTACGGAGCAACATTGCAAGCTTATGCTCTCTGGAATTTTCTTAACAGTCAAGGATATGATGTTGAAATAATAGATTACCGGCCTACTAAGATAGCATGGATATATTTTAGGTCTTTACTTCCCATCAAAAGGGTAAAAATTAATATTAATGAAAATAAAAAAATTCGGATTAATGAAAAATCCTTCATTAATATTTCAAGAGCTTGGAAAATGAGGCGTTTCCTACTTTCTAATCTGAAGTTAAGCAACAGAAAAGTTTATAACAAGAAAGGTTTGGAGTACTATGATGACAAGTATGATGTAATAATATGTGGCAGTGATCAGATATGGTGTCTAGATTCTTTCAGAGGATATAATTCTTCTTTCTTTTTAGATTTTGTTAACAATACAACTACTCGTAAGATAAGTTATGCAGCGAGTTTTGGCAACACTATAAAATTAGGGGATTTTCAAAAAGAAATATATACCTTGATTAATCAGTTTCAAAGTATTTCAGTTCGTGATTCTAATAGTTTAAAAATTATTACCAATGAATGCAACAAAGAAGCTGTAAAAGTTTTAGATCCTACTTTTCTAATTAAGTATGATGCACTTAAAAGTCCTCCAAAAATAAAAGATCAATATCTTTTGTTATATATTCAATCTGATATGGAAACAGAAGAGGAATATTTCATCAAATTACTGGCAGAAGAGAAAAACCTCACTATAGTTTCAGTTGGTAAATATAATCAATTAGCACAAATAAATCTAGAAGCTGCAAGTCCAAAAGAGTGGATCGGATTATATAGCCAAGCATCTTATATCGTAACTAATACTTATCACGGTGCTGTGTTTTCCATTATATTTAAAAAACTTTTTAACGTATTTGTTCCTAATGATAAATCAAATAAAGTAACAGATTTACTTATTGATTTAGGTTTGCAAAATAGGATATTCTCTGACCAGTTAAAATATCAAATATTGAACAAGCAAATCTTTGATATTGACTATAAAGCAGTACATGAAATCCTAGAATCAAAAATTCTAGAATCAAAAAAATATTTAGTTGAAGCGATTACACAAGGAGTAGTTGATACTAGAAGTAACGTTGAATGCAATAAGGAGTATAAAGGGGTAGATGTCTAA
- a CDS encoding SpoIID/LytB domain-containing protein — protein sequence MKFQLYLGSLFSQIKVRHWWVSVLLWIALVAPAQASVILRVAIERGVNQVKVGSSTTGIVKDSTGRTLGQLPAMSAYYAQAIPGGVALDKWQSGLFWIEPTGKGFVYIGDRWYRGRTLVVPTEKGLTAVNWVDDQEYLYSVLGGEMDASWPQEALKAQAIAARTYALYEREKQRNNPIYDLGNTPDRWQIYKGVISESPATYKAVDETAGQVLTYNNKIILSVFHACSGGHTENVEDVWGNALPYLRAVQDYDQNISACNWVKTFSPSEISAKFPEVGNVTAMIAETFSPFRSVKVLKIVGNKGTKVLQREQVRTALKLKSTRFSVTKGADGNFVLQGLGFGHGLGMSQWGAYNLARQGVNHLQILGHYYQGVALTPIQAK from the coding sequence ATGAAATTCCAACTTTACTTAGGCTCTTTATTTTCCCAGATTAAAGTACGTCATTGGTGGGTCAGTGTCTTATTATGGATAGCTTTGGTTGCCCCAGCCCAAGCGTCTGTAATTCTGCGCGTGGCAATTGAGAGGGGCGTTAATCAGGTAAAAGTGGGCAGTTCCACCACTGGGATTGTCAAAGATAGTACTGGCCGGACTCTTGGACAGTTACCAGCGATGAGTGCATATTATGCCCAAGCCATTCCTGGTGGAGTTGCTTTAGATAAGTGGCAGTCTGGTTTATTTTGGATTGAGCCAACTGGTAAAGGATTCGTTTATATTGGCGATCGCTGGTATCGGGGCAGAACTCTGGTTGTCCCCACAGAAAAAGGCTTAACTGCTGTTAATTGGGTTGATGATCAAGAATATCTCTACAGCGTTCTTGGTGGCGAAATGGATGCTAGCTGGCCCCAAGAAGCACTAAAAGCCCAAGCGATCGCAGCCCGCACTTATGCCCTCTACGAACGAGAAAAACAACGGAATAATCCCATTTACGATTTAGGCAATACCCCCGATCGCTGGCAAATTTACAAAGGCGTGATCAGTGAATCTCCTGCTACTTACAAAGCAGTGGATGAAACAGCAGGGCAAGTACTAACTTATAACAACAAGATTATTCTCTCAGTTTTCCACGCTTGTTCTGGAGGACATACCGAAAACGTGGAAGACGTTTGGGGAAATGCCTTGCCGTACCTACGGGCTGTTCAAGACTACGATCAAAATATCAGCGCGTGTAATTGGGTAAAAACCTTCTCGCCCAGTGAGATTAGTGCTAAATTCCCTGAGGTGGGCAATGTGACAGCGATGATTGCAGAAACATTCTCGCCTTTCCGTAGTGTTAAAGTCTTGAAAATTGTCGGTAACAAGGGCACAAAGGTTCTACAGCGCGAGCAAGTGCGGACAGCGCTGAAGTTAAAAAGTACCCGTTTTAGCGTTACGAAGGGAGCCGATGGCAATTTTGTACTCCAAGGGCTTGGCTTTGGTCATGGTTTAGGCATGAGTCAGTGGGGGGCATACAATCTAGCTCGGCAAGGAGTGAACCACCTGCAAATTTTGGGACATTATTATCAAGGTGTAGCCCTCACACCGATTCAGGCGAAGTAG
- a CDS encoding FAD-binding protein: MSNLKIESLTSNSLSHYRTQHHFERVGEINSVDDLQMYCNWAKENKVNIYIIGNGSNTLFVKKNIQSLVLKNKLLKYTNPLPENRLEVSSSVSVMEVLKYCYQNSMDSFYYLASVPATIGGALAMNAGRGRQHGCTIYDFVESVTFFEDGCVKTLQNSQIERDYRETIFTGMHSKLILSAIFKFELTEFTENPLISRQIWAKEHQDNTAPNCGSVFKIANYRILQKLRGMSIGKAMFSAKTSNWILSKSQSSYSIILLIKIAMILHFITRQKIALELITID; encoded by the coding sequence ATGTCTAATTTAAAGATTGAGTCTTTAACATCAAACAGTCTTTCCCACTATAGAACTCAACATCACTTTGAGCGAGTAGGAGAGATTAATAGTGTAGATGACCTTCAGATGTATTGTAACTGGGCTAAAGAAAACAAAGTAAATATCTACATAATTGGAAATGGCTCTAACACGTTGTTTGTGAAAAAAAATATTCAATCGTTGGTATTGAAAAATAAACTGCTTAAGTACACAAATCCTCTACCTGAAAATAGACTAGAAGTGTCCTCTTCTGTTTCAGTTATGGAAGTACTCAAGTACTGTTACCAAAACTCTATGGATTCTTTTTATTATCTTGCGTCTGTACCAGCAACGATTGGTGGTGCATTAGCAATGAACGCCGGTAGAGGAAGACAACATGGATGTACAATATATGACTTTGTTGAAAGTGTAACTTTCTTTGAGGATGGATGTGTAAAAACACTTCAAAATAGTCAAATTGAACGAGATTATCGTGAAACTATATTTACTGGTATGCACTCCAAACTTATATTGAGTGCAATTTTCAAGTTTGAACTTACAGAATTTACCGAAAATCCTCTAATTTCAAGACAAATTTGGGCAAAAGAGCATCAAGATAATACAGCACCTAACTGTGGCTCGGTATTCAAAATTGCTAATTATCGCATACTTCAAAAGCTCAGAGGGATGTCTATAGGTAAAGCTATGTTTTCTGCTAAAACGAGTAACTGGATACTCAGCAAATCCCAAAGTAGCTATTCAATAATTCTACTAATTAAAATAGCTATGATTTTGCATTTTATAACTAGACAAAAAATTGCTCTCGAACTAATTACAATTGATTAA
- a CDS encoding lipopolysaccharide biosynthesis protein, with protein MESPQNSSNLREKAVKSVIWTAIESWGRQAISLVVFFILARLLSPENFGLIALAYIFIEFVQIFVDQGFSVAIIQRQEIDAEHLDTAFWTTLGISILLTVLSIAGAGLVADLFKQPQLIPIIQCLSISFTLSGLSSVQQAVLERRFAFKSLAIRSLLAVIIGGIVGVVMAFFNFGVWSLVGQQISSSLVQVLVLWRVSDWRPGFKFSVIHAKELFTFGINISAFNIINFFNRRSDDLLIGYFLGLVALGYYSVAYKLLQVMMQVLITTTTKVALPIFSRLQGEPERLLNAFYSATQFTSLLVFPVFLCVPVLAPEFIKVFFGEQWIQSIPVLQVLSLIGPVHLIFFYNNSVILALGKPSWRLWIQVINTVTNVVGFALAVKWGIVAVASAYVVRGYLILPISLLAINKLVKMSLINYLRLYIVPFVASGVMIGTILVTKYFLGKFIEAWMLLIISLLLGISIYIFVLSVISPKLFRQLLDLAKTLNIKIKKKA; from the coding sequence ATGGAATCACCTCAAAACTCATCAAATTTACGAGAAAAAGCTGTTAAAAGCGTCATTTGGACAGCTATTGAAAGTTGGGGACGCCAAGCAATATCTTTAGTTGTTTTCTTTATTCTAGCTCGTTTACTTAGTCCAGAAAATTTTGGTTTAATTGCTCTAGCGTATATTTTTATTGAATTTGTACAAATTTTTGTTGACCAAGGATTCTCTGTAGCAATTATCCAGCGTCAGGAGATAGATGCAGAGCACTTAGATACTGCATTTTGGACAACTTTAGGGATCAGTATACTTTTGACGGTGTTAAGTATTGCTGGCGCTGGATTAGTCGCTGATTTATTTAAACAGCCGCAGTTAATACCAATTATTCAATGCTTATCTATAAGTTTTACGCTTAGTGGGTTGAGCAGTGTGCAGCAAGCGGTTCTTGAACGTAGGTTCGCCTTCAAAAGTTTAGCAATACGCTCATTACTAGCAGTAATAATAGGTGGGATAGTTGGCGTAGTGATGGCTTTTTTCAATTTTGGTGTTTGGAGTCTTGTAGGTCAACAAATATCCAGTAGTTTAGTGCAAGTTTTAGTATTGTGGCGAGTTAGCGATTGGCGGCCAGGATTCAAATTTTCTGTCATACATGCTAAAGAACTTTTTACCTTTGGAATTAACATATCTGCATTTAATATAATTAACTTTTTCAATCGCCGATCCGATGATTTACTAATTGGCTACTTCTTAGGACTAGTTGCATTAGGTTATTACTCAGTTGCTTACAAATTGCTTCAAGTAATGATGCAAGTCTTGATCACTACCACAACTAAGGTTGCACTACCAATATTTTCTAGGTTACAGGGAGAGCCAGAACGGTTACTCAATGCTTTCTATAGTGCTACTCAGTTCACAAGTCTACTTGTTTTTCCAGTATTTTTGTGTGTACCAGTGTTAGCACCTGAATTTATAAAAGTCTTTTTTGGTGAGCAGTGGATTCAGAGTATTCCAGTATTGCAAGTACTATCGCTTATTGGCCCTGTTCACTTAATTTTCTTCTATAACAATTCTGTAATTCTGGCGCTGGGAAAACCTTCGTGGAGGCTATGGATACAAGTGATAAATACAGTTACTAATGTCGTCGGTTTTGCTCTGGCAGTCAAATGGGGTATTGTAGCTGTTGCATCTGCTTACGTAGTTCGTGGTTACTTAATATTACCTATTTCATTATTAGCTATTAATAAACTTGTTAAAATGAGTTTAATTAACTATTTACGTTTGTACATAGTGCCTTTTGTAGCTTCTGGAGTAATGATTGGAACTATATTAGTAACTAAATATTTCTTGGGAAAATTTATTGAAGCGTGGATGCTACTAATTATTTCATTGTTATTGGGTATTTCTATTTATATTTTTGTTCTCTCAGTAATATCGCCAAAGCTTTTCAGACAATTACTTGACTTAGCAAAAACTTTGAATATCAAAATAAAAAAGAAAGCATGA
- a CDS encoding alpha-hydroxy acid oxidase has product MSTDLSNNDRFQPINLFEYEELAKECLSQTTLDYYSSGAWDEITLQDNRDAFERVKLRPRMLVDVSDRNLTTSILGQPLQLPLLIAPMAFQCLAHRDGEVATALAAASAGVGMVLSTMATKSIEEVATACNQFPDSLRWFQLYIHKDRGLTRALVEKAYKAGYKALCLTVDAPVLGQRERDKRNEFSLPLDLHLANLATISGLDISHEKGESGLFTYFAQQLNPAVTWHDLEWLQSLSPLPLVIKGILRGDDAVRAVEYGAKAIVVSNHGGRQLDGAIASLDALAEIVAAVDGQVEVLLDGGIRRGTDILKALALGAKAVLIGRPILWGLAVAGQIGVSHVISLLQDELNVGMALSGCAKLQDIDPSLLTLPRF; this is encoded by the coding sequence ATGTCTACCGACTTATCCAACAACGATCGCTTTCAACCCATTAACCTCTTTGAATACGAAGAATTAGCAAAAGAATGTCTGTCTCAAACGACACTCGATTACTATAGCAGTGGTGCTTGGGACGAAATCACATTGCAAGATAATCGTGATGCTTTTGAGCGAGTCAAGCTCCGACCTCGGATGTTAGTCGATGTGAGCGATCGCAATCTAACTACCTCCATTTTAGGACAACCCCTGCAACTACCTTTGTTAATCGCACCGATGGCTTTTCAATGCCTAGCTCATCGAGACGGAGAAGTTGCCACGGCTCTAGCTGCCGCATCAGCTGGTGTGGGCATGGTGTTAAGTACAATGGCAACAAAGAGCATTGAAGAAGTGGCGACTGCATGTAATCAGTTTCCAGATTCTCTACGATGGTTCCAGCTTTACATCCATAAAGATCGGGGATTAACTCGTGCTTTGGTAGAAAAAGCCTATAAAGCTGGTTACAAAGCACTTTGTCTAACTGTAGATGCACCTGTTCTCGGACAGCGAGAAAGAGATAAACGTAATGAGTTTTCCTTACCCCTAGACTTACATCTGGCTAATCTAGCCACCATCTCAGGACTAGATATTTCCCATGAAAAAGGTGAATCTGGATTATTTACCTATTTTGCCCAACAGCTAAACCCAGCAGTCACTTGGCACGATTTGGAATGGTTGCAATCTTTATCTCCACTACCTTTAGTTATCAAAGGAATTTTACGAGGAGATGATGCTGTGCGGGCTGTAGAATATGGAGCCAAAGCAATTGTTGTTTCCAATCATGGTGGCAGACAACTCGATGGTGCGATCGCTTCTTTAGATGCCCTAGCTGAAATAGTAGCAGCAGTGGATGGTCAAGTAGAAGTGCTGTTGGATGGAGGCATTCGTAGGGGCACAGACATTCTCAAAGCCCTAGCATTAGGAGCAAAAGCAGTACTGATCGGACGACCTATTTTGTGGGGACTAGCAGTAGCAGGACAAATTGGCGTATCTCATGTCATCTCACTCCTACAAGATGAGTTAAATGTGGGAATGGCACTTAGTGGCTGTGCCAAACTACAGGATATTGACCCTAGTTTATTGACTCTGCCACGTTTTTAA